The following are encoded in a window of Amblyraja radiata isolate CabotCenter1 chromosome 7, sAmbRad1.1.pri, whole genome shotgun sequence genomic DNA:
- the tbr1 gene encoding T-box brain protein 1 — translation MQLEHCLSSSIMLSKKFLNVNSTYPNSELTLHDPIISATDSLERGSPLKKITRGMTNQSDADNFPDSKDASGDVHRSKLSPVLDGVSEIRHNFDGSAAERYILSQSSQAQQPTATPSAMFPYTGQHGPTHPAFSISSPSRYMAHHPVITNGAYNSILSNSSPQGYPGSGYPYPQQYGHTYQGGPFYQFSSGQPGLVPGKAQVYLCNRPLWLKFHRHQTEMIITKQGRRMFPFLSFNISGLDPTAHYNIFVDIILADPNHWRFQGGKWVPCGKADTNVQGNRIYMHPDSPNTGAHWMRQEISFGKLKLTNNKGASNNNGQMVVLQSLHKYQPRLHVVEVNEDGAEDSNQPGRVQTFTFPETQFIAVTAYQNTDITQLKIDHNPFAKGFRDNYDTIYTGCEMDRLTPSPSDSPRSQIVPGTRYAVTQSFLQEQFVNNYAKARFHHHGGPGPGGGERSVPHTNGLLSPQQQASDEAAAPSPQRWFVTPANNRLDFSAYDADFAGNALLSYGVGVKALPLQASNRPLGYYPDPSGWGARSPQYSCKASSVLPWGRGASTNSYLEEAAAAAAAAAAAAAEGLGPVPGAGGNDRSTLSGGAEDTKGKELPDAASWIETQSTIKTMDSGADAGIYEQVKRRRMSTDAQPPAPAPPESSSPLKSEALPPRDCEKNCAKEMAFYGFYSHA, via the exons ATGCAGTTGGAGCATTGTTTATCATCATCTATAATGCTATCGAAGAAATTTTTGAATGTGAACAGCACTTATCCCAACAGCGAGCTTACTCTGCACGATCCCATCATCTCGGCCACTGATAGCCTGGAGAGAGGTTCACCTCTGAAAAAAATTACCAGGGGAATGACGAATCAATCAGACGCAGATAATTTTCCCGACTCCAAGGACGCGTCGGGGGACGTCCACCGAAGCAAGCTCTCTCCTGTTTTGGACGGAGTCTCTGAAATTCGTCATAATTTCGATGGATCAGCGGCAGAGAGATACATCCTGTCACAGTCGAGCCAAGCACAGCAACCGACTGCTACTCCGAGTGCTATGTTCCCTTATACCGGCCAGCATGGACCCACACATCCTGCGTTTTCCATCAGCAGTCCGAGTAGATACATGGCTCACCACCCCGTGATCACAAATGGAGCCTACAATAGCATTCTCTCCAATTCCTCTCCCCAAGGCTATCCGGGATCTGGTTACCCTTATCCCCAGCAGTATGGACACACCTACCAAGGAGGACCTTTCTACCAATTTTCTTCTGGTCAGCCAGGGCTAGTTCCCGGCAAAGCCCAGGTGTATTTATGTAACAGGCCGCTATGGCTTAAATTCCACAGGCATCAAACGGAAATGATCATCACCAAGCAAGGCAG GCGGATGTTTCCATTTCTGAGTTTTAACATATCTGGCCTAGACCCGACGGCACATTACAACATCTTTGTTGACATCATTTTAGCCGATCCAAATCACTGGCGATTTCAGGGAGGCAAATGGGTGCCTTGTGGAAAAGCGGACACCAACGTACAAG GTAATAGGATTTACATGCACCCAGATTCGCCAAACACCGGCGCTCATTGGATGAGGCAAGAGATTTCATTCGGAAAATTAAAACTGACCAACAACAAAGGGGCATCAAACAACAACGGCCAG ATGGTGGTTCTGCAGTCTTTACACAAATACCAGCCAAGGCTACACGTAGTGGAAGTGAACGAGGACGGAGCGGAGGATTCTAACCAGCCGGGCCGAGTACAGACCTTTACCTTTCCAGAAACACAGTTTATCGCAGTCACAGCGTATCAGAATACAGAT aTTACGCAGCTGAAAATAGACCACAATCCATTTGCCAAAGGATTCAGAGATAACTATGACAC GATCTACACGGGCTGCGAGATGGACCGGCTCACCCCGTCTCCCAGCGACTCTCCCCGCTCGCAGATCGTGCCGGGCACCCGCTATGCGGTCACCCAGTCCTTCCTGCAAGAACAGTTCGTCAACAACTACGCCAAAGCCCGCTTCCACCACCACGGTGGACCAGGGCCGGGGGGAGGAGAGCGCAGTGTGCCACACACCAACGGGTTGCTGTCTCCACAGCAGCAAGCGAGCGATGAAGCGGCCGCCCCGTCGCCCCAGCGCTGGTTCGTCACCCCGGCCAACAACCGCCTCGACTTCTCGGCTTACGACGCCGACTTCGCCGGCAACGCGCTGCTGTCTTACGGGGTGGGGGTGAAGGCGCTGCCCCTCCAAGCCAGCAACCGCCCGCTGGGCTACTACCCCGACCCGTCGGGCTGGGGGGCGCGCAGCCCGCAATACTCGTGTAAAGCCAGCTCCGTCTTGCCCTGGGGCCGAGGAGCTTCCACCAACTCGTATCTGgaggaggcggcggcggcggctgcagcGGCGGCGGCCGCCGCAGCCGAGGGCCTGGGTCCGGTTCCGGGAGCTGGCGGCAACGACCGCTCGACCCTGTCGGGCGGAGCCGAGGACACGAAAGGCAAGGAGTTGCCCGACGCCGCCTCTTGGATCGAGACGCAGTCTACCATCAAGACAATGGACTCGGGGGCGGACGCCGGCATCTACGAGCAGGTGAAGAGGAGGCGTATGTCGACTGACGCCCAGCCGCCCGCCCCCGCTCCCCCCGAGAGCTCGTCCCCTCTCAAGAGCGAGGCGCTGCCCCCCCGAGACTGCGAGAAGAACTGTGCCAAGGAGATGGCTTTCTACGGTTTCTACTCTCATGCCTGa